The genome window TGCCACCAGTCTACCAAACGTGCGCGTCGACCGATGAAATGGGAACAAACTCCCCATCACCTCGGAGGTAACCTACAACCAAACCATTACCTGGCGAGGTACCACCCATCTGCGCTGCCACTTTGGTAATCGCATTGGCTACTCGCGAATCGGGCGCTATAAGCACCACATCAACGGCAAGGTAGCCCTCGTCACTCCTAAGCCCCCGGGACACACTTAGAAGATGATTGATGGTAGCTTCGGCTGCGCTTGCGTCAAGCATGAAGCGAGTCTCTACTCCCATCCACCCAACCTCAGTTTTGACCGTCAAGTCGGGAAAGAATGTATACTCAACATCCCGGTCGGGGTACAAAGTTTCGAGCCATCGCCGCATCAGCGGATATGTCGAGCTTGCCCGCCCTACCGTAATTTCCGGATGTTGGGCCTCGCTCACGCGCACCTCATTCACCACCTCGGGTTGTGCGCCGACGAGTTCCAGAAACTCTGAAAAACGAACTACGTGAAGCGTTTTCCCCCCGGAGATCCGCCGGAACTCCTCAACGAGTTCAAAGCGGGGATAGAGTTGCTGTTTCTCGCTTTGATACCACCAGTCGTTCTTCACATCGTTAGAAACAAAGATCACGTCCAACCCACGTGCTTTCGCAGCAGCCAGGATCGTGTGCCAAATGATCAAGTCACCAACACCCCCGTCAGGTTTGTTGGAATCTTTGAAACCGGGCGGGATCCGATGAGCTTGACGATGCGCCAAATCTTTGCGCAACTCTTCTCTGTCCAACTCAGGATCGAATACCACTCCGGCAGAGAATAGCTCTCGATACAGAGCGCTAACCGGGTCGTTCCAATTCCAGTTCCGGATGACCTTCAGCAATTGGTCGACGCTGCTCCGGTACTCGGTAAGCTGTTTAGCAAGCGCAGCCTCCGCCGCCTTCACAGCTTGATACTGGTCTAAGGACTCGAGCAATGGGTAGGACTGCGATTTCAAATCCACATCCCGCTTCCGAGAGATCTGTTGAAATAGATCCTTGAGCTTATCGGAACGGTTCTTAGCAAATTCTCGTGCGACCTGCCCAGGTACCATCAAGCGCTTCTCTACAACGTAGCGCCGGTAGGTTGAAGCGATCTCGGCGAGGCTATTCTTGCCAGTGTTGTAAGGGAGGAGAAGCACATTTGTGTCCAGTACAATGAGCGACTCCGGCGCGATTACCAGCAAGGGACGCGGCTCGAAAGAGAAGATACTCTCCGCGTCAGGGAAGAGATCTTTTAAAACGAAAGCGTCGTAATCGCTGGATTCGCCACTATTAGCCGGATTCTGGGCCATTGCCGATCAGATGAAGTGCGTGGATGGAGCTACTTATCTTCAGGGATCTTGGACCCGCAGGCTCCGGCGCGGTTCAGCGGTTGTATCGGTCCATCGCGGCTTCCACGCCGTCGCGCATCCAGACTTCGACGGCGTCGCACAACTCCGGCAATCGCTCGTCGATCAGCTTGCGGTCGGGTTTGGGCAACGGAGACAGCACCCAGTCCGCCAGGTCGCGCCCCTCCGGCTTGGCCCCCACGCCGATCCGCAGACGCGGATAATCGCGGGAACCCAGCGCCTGCTCGATGGACTTGAGCCCGTTGTGCCCGCCCGCGCTCCCCGTCGCGCGAAACCGCACGCGGCCGGGCTCCAGCGCGATGTCATCCACCAGAACCAGAAGGTCCTTCGACAGATCCAGCGCCCCCATGCGCTTGAGGCCCACCAGCACGCCGCCGCTGCGGTTCATGTACGTCAGCGGCTTGATGAGGCGAACCTGGTGCGGCTCCACGCGCGTGGTGGCGTTGGCCTGCGTCTTTTCCGCCCGGAACTTGGGGACGCCCCAGCGCTGGGCCAGGGCGTCCAGAAGCCACCATCCCGCGTTGTGGCGGGTGTTCTCGTACTCGCGGCCGGGGTTTCCCAGCCCCACGATCACCTTGGCGCCGGCCACATCGCCTCCATGATCACCCGCGAGCCACGCGCGCACCCGCTCCAGCACGGAACCGAGATCACGCCTCGGCGGCCGCTTCGGCTTCCGCCGCGGTCGGCTCGGCCGTGCGCGGCGCGATCACCGACACGATGGGCAGATCGCCATCCTGCAGGATCTTGTAATCGCCGGTGGCCACGTCGCTCACGCGGATGGACTCGCCCACGGCCAGGCCGGACACGTCCAGCTCCAGCACGTCCGGAATGCGGTCCGGCATCACTTCCATGTCCAGGTCGTACAGCACCTGGTCCATCACGCCGCCGCCTTCGCGCACGCCGGTGGGGATGCCGGTGAGCGACACGGGCACGCGGACGTGCACGCGCTCGCCGGCGTGAACGTGGAAGAAGTCCAGGTGAAGGACTTCCGGGCGGTACGGGTGCATCTGCACTTCGCGCAGCAGCACGTCCTGCGTGGCCTGGCCGTCAAGCTCCAGGCGGACGATGGCGTTCACGCCGCTGGCCGCCATGAGCAGCTCCAGCTCGTGGCCGTCGACCGAAATGCCGAGCGGCTTGTCGCCGTGGCCGTAGACGACGGCGGGCACGCGGCCCTGCTGGCGCAGCTTGCGGGCGACGCCCTTGCCGCTGGCGTCGCGGGCGACGGCCTTGAGGGTCTTGGGACTGGCCATGTTGATACTCCTTCAGACGTGCGCGGCGCGCTTCCGGACCCGTGTGGCCGGAACACGCGAGGCGTCGTGTTTACTCGAACAGGCTGCTGACCGACTCGTTGCTGTGCGTGTAGCGGATGGCATCGCCCACCAGATCCGCCACGGACAGCACGGTCAGGTTGGCGAAGCGCTTTTCCTCGGGCACATGCACCGTGTTGGTGACCACGATCTCCTTGAACGGGGCGCTGGTCAGGCGCTCCACCGCCGGCCCGGAAAGCAGGGCGTGGCTGGCGCAGGCGTAGATGTCGCGCGCGCCGCGGTCCTTCAATGCGCGTGCCGCTTCGGCCATGGTTCCGGCCGTGTCGATCATGTCGTCGCTGAGCAGGCAGTCCTTGCCCTCCACTTCGCCGATCACGTTCATGACCTCGGCCACGTTGGCGGCCGGGCGGCGCTTGTCGATGATGCCCATGGTGGCGTCCAGCCGCTTGGCGAAGCCGCGCGCCATCTTGGCCGAGCCCACGTCGGGCGACACCACCACCAGGTTGCTGAGCCCCTTC of Longimicrobium terrae contains these proteins:
- a CDS encoding PIN domain-containing protein, whose protein sequence is MAQNPANSGESSDYDAFVLKDLFPDAESIFSFEPRPLLVIAPESLIVLDTNVLLLPYNTGKNSLAEIASTYRRYVVEKRLMVPGQVAREFAKNRSDKLKDLFQQISRKRDVDLKSQSYPLLESLDQYQAVKAAEAALAKQLTEYRSSVDQLLKVIRNWNWNDPVSALYRELFSAGVVFDPELDREELRKDLAHRQAHRIPPGFKDSNKPDGGVGDLIIWHTILAAAKARGLDVIFVSNDVKNDWWYQSEKQQLYPRFELVEEFRRISGGKTLHVVRFSEFLELVGAQPEVVNEVRVSEAQHPEITVGRASSTYPLMRRWLETLYPDRDVEYTFFPDLTVKTEVGWMGVETRFMLDASAAEATINHLLSVSRGLRSDEGYLAVDVVLIAPDSRVANAITKVAAQMGGTSPGNGLVVGYLRGDGEFVPISSVDAHVW
- the pth gene encoding aminoacyl-tRNA hydrolase, whose amino-acid sequence is MAGAKVIVGLGNPGREYENTRHNAGWWLLDALAQRWGVPKFRAEKTQANATTRVEPHQVRLIKPLTYMNRSGGVLVGLKRMGALDLSKDLLVLVDDIALEPGRVRFRATGSAGGHNGLKSIEQALGSRDYPRLRIGVGAKPEGRDLADWVLSPLPKPDRKLIDERLPELCDAVEVWMRDGVEAAMDRYNR
- a CDS encoding 50S ribosomal protein L25; this encodes MASPKTLKAVARDASGKGVARKLRQQGRVPAVVYGHGDKPLGISVDGHELELLMAASGVNAIVRLELDGQATQDVLLREVQMHPYRPEVLHLDFFHVHAGERVHVRVPVSLTGIPTGVREGGGVMDQVLYDLDMEVMPDRIPDVLELDVSGLAVGESIRVSDVATGDYKILQDGDLPIVSVIAPRTAEPTAAEAEAAAEA